In the genome of Spirochaetae bacterium HGW-Spirochaetae-1, one region contains:
- the livG gene encoding high-affinity branched-chain amino acid ABC transporter ATP-binding protein LivG (Part of the ABC transporter complexes LivFGHMJ and LivFGHMK involved in the high-affinity transport of branched-chain amino acids; LivFGHMK is specific for the transport of leucine, while LivFGHMJ is a transporter for leucine, isoleucine, and valine): MNILEVSNLSRSFGGLRAVDDVSFSVEKNMIKAVIGPNGAGKTTLFNLIAGSLKADSGKIRFNDRQIGKLPPYKIASCGIARTFQNIKLYSHMTVLENVMVGRHVRSRSGFFSGMLSLPATMKEEKAIRQKSMELLEMLEIGDLAQHDATSLAFGQQRTVEFARALAMEPELLLLDEPAAGLNIYETAGIAGTIQRIRDWGITILIIEHDMSLIMDISDEIVVLSSGRRIAQGTPEEIQKNDEVIKVYLGEDNA; encoded by the coding sequence ATGAATATACTGGAAGTCAGCAATCTCAGCCGTTCCTTCGGAGGACTCCGCGCCGTGGACGATGTGAGTTTCTCCGTTGAGAAAAACATGATCAAAGCCGTTATCGGTCCCAACGGCGCCGGTAAGACGACCCTTTTCAATCTCATTGCCGGTTCCCTTAAAGCAGATTCAGGAAAGATACGCTTCAATGACCGGCAGATTGGGAAACTGCCTCCGTATAAAATCGCTTCCTGCGGCATAGCCCGGACATTCCAGAATATCAAACTCTATTCCCATATGACGGTCCTGGAAAATGTTATGGTGGGACGGCACGTGCGAAGCAGATCGGGTTTCTTCTCGGGCATGCTGTCACTCCCGGCCACGATGAAAGAGGAGAAAGCCATCAGGCAAAAGTCCATGGAGCTCCTGGAGATGCTGGAAATCGGCGACCTGGCACAGCATGACGCTACAAGTCTTGCCTTTGGCCAGCAGCGCACCGTTGAGTTTGCCCGCGCCCTGGCCATGGAGCCCGAGCTGCTGCTTCTCGATGAGCCTGCGGCCGGGCTTAATATTTATGAAACGGCCGGGATCGCCGGGACAATACAGCGCATACGGGACTGGGGCATAACCATCCTCATAATTGAACATGACATGTCGCTCATCATGGACATATCGGATGAAATCGTGGTGCTCAGTTCAGGGCGTAGAATCGCCCAGGGGACTCCGGAAGAGATACAGAAAAATGACGAAGTGATTAAGGTATACCTGGGAGAGGACAATGCTTAA
- a CDS encoding branched-chain amino acid ABC transporter permease has product MPVVLLALAVVLFQALVSITGSEYILTQMTMSGYYILVIVGLTVLMGYTGQISIGHAGFFAIGGYTTAVLTTKNLLAFQNSPLAAFLLKWGLAVHTTDLYGTTIAHVSPWVSLVVSVLITMIISFLIGIPILKLKGHYLAMATLGFGTIIYHLVLGSRLFGEADGISSVPSFVIAGPLRITGDTSQRIANYYIAWFIVIAGIILLVNLINSRAGRALRAIHGSEDAASAMGVNTARYKLSIFVLSAVFAAVGGALLTHFNGSIGPSESSVVKSIRYVAIVAVGGMANIWGSLTMGLLLNFLSLRGYLGSYDDAFFGLMLIVIMLFFPDGLLTRETLGNAAGLIKSLKKRLTGKDKGVHK; this is encoded by the coding sequence ATGCCCGTTGTGCTGCTGGCCCTGGCCGTGGTCCTGTTCCAGGCCCTGGTAAGCATTACCGGCAGTGAATATATTCTGACGCAGATGACCATGTCGGGATATTACATACTGGTCATCGTGGGCTTAACGGTCCTCATGGGGTATACGGGCCAGATATCCATCGGCCACGCCGGTTTTTTCGCCATTGGCGGATACACCACGGCCGTCCTGACGACGAAAAATCTTCTTGCTTTCCAGAACAGTCCCCTGGCCGCATTTCTTTTAAAGTGGGGACTGGCTGTGCACACCACGGACCTCTATGGTACAACGATTGCGCATGTATCGCCCTGGGTTTCCCTTGTCGTGTCGGTTTTGATAACGATGATCATATCGTTCCTCATCGGGATCCCCATATTAAAGCTGAAGGGGCATTATCTCGCCATGGCCACGCTGGGATTCGGGACCATTATCTATCACCTGGTACTTGGCTCCCGGCTTTTCGGTGAGGCCGACGGTATATCATCGGTACCTTCTTTTGTTATAGCCGGTCCCCTGCGTATTACCGGTGATACATCCCAGCGTATCGCGAATTATTATATCGCCTGGTTTATCGTCATCGCCGGAATAATACTTCTGGTCAATCTCATCAACTCCAGGGCCGGCCGGGCTCTCAGGGCCATTCACGGCAGCGAGGACGCCGCCAGTGCCATGGGAGTGAACACGGCCCGGTACAAGCTGTCTATATTTGTGCTCAGTGCGGTCTTCGCAGCCGTGGGCGGAGCTCTTCTCACGCATTTTAACGGCAGTATTGGTCCTTCCGAATCCAGTGTGGTAAAATCGATCCGGTACGTGGCCATCGTTGCCGTGGGCGGGATGGCGAATATCTGGGGCTCCCTGACCATGGGGCTGCTTCTGAATTTTCTCTCCCTGCGGGGATATCTGGGAAGCTATGATGACGCCTTTTTCGGCCTGATGCTCATCGTGATTATGCTGTTTTTCCCCGATGGACTGCTCACCAGGGAGACACTGGGAAATGCGGCGGGGCTGATAAAAAGCCTGAAGAAAAGACTGACCGGCAAAGACAAGGGTGTGCATAAATGA
- a CDS encoding branched-chain amino acid ABC transporter permease: MTFEQFLQYALSGITMGSIYAIVAIGYNIIYNTTGIINFAQGEFVMLGGMTAISLNLFMPLPLAIILSVAIVSLAGASIDILLIRRLKKPTVLNMIIVTIGLSTVIREIALHIWDEKVRSLPYFTGDESTSINIFGAYISPQVLWVLGVSAVIVMLLSVFFRYTVPGRSMRACSANLMAAKLCGINTKNMITLSFVLSAAIGALAGCVVSPITMTQYDGGTPLAIKGFAVAILGGLGNSTGAVVGGIMIGLLEAFSISILPLAYMDVIAITILLLILFIKPSGLLGSSEVSALKDY, translated from the coding sequence ATGACCTTTGAACAGTTTTTACAATACGCCCTTTCGGGAATTACCATGGGGAGTATTTACGCTATTGTGGCCATCGGCTATAATATTATCTATAACACGACGGGTATCATCAACTTTGCCCAGGGTGAATTCGTCATGCTGGGAGGTATGACGGCCATATCCCTTAATCTCTTTATGCCCCTTCCCCTGGCCATAATCCTTTCCGTGGCCATTGTATCCCTTGCCGGTGCTTCCATTGATATCCTCCTGATCCGCCGGCTGAAAAAACCAACGGTCCTTAACATGATAATCGTGACAATCGGGCTATCCACGGTTATACGGGAAATCGCGCTCCATATATGGGATGAGAAGGTGAGATCGCTTCCGTATTTCACCGGCGATGAATCCACATCGATAAACATTTTCGGGGCCTATATATCGCCGCAGGTGCTCTGGGTCCTTGGTGTGAGCGCAGTGATAGTGATGCTCCTCTCGGTATTTTTCAGATATACCGTACCGGGCCGCTCCATGAGGGCCTGCTCGGCCAATCTCATGGCGGCGAAACTCTGCGGTATCAACACGAAGAATATGATAACCCTCTCCTTCGTGCTCAGTGCCGCTATCGGCGCCCTGGCGGGGTGCGTGGTCTCCCCCATAACCATGACGCAGTATGACGGTGGGACTCCCCTGGCCATCAAGGGATTCGCCGTAGCCATACTGGGCGGGCTGGGTAACAGTACCGGTGCCGTTGTGGGCGGTATCATGATCGGTCTGCTCGAGGCCTTCAGTATAAGCATCCTCCCCCTGGCCTACATGGACGTTATCGCCATAACCATTCTGCTCCTGATACTTTTTATCAAACCAAGCGGCCTCCTGGGGAGCAGTGAAGTCTCGGCACTGAAGGATTATTAA